A single Cryomorphaceae bacterium DNA region contains:
- the ppk1 gene encoding polyphosphate kinase 1 produces the protein MERSKYIDREKSWLLFNGRVLQEAADDTVPLIERMHFLGIFSNNLDEFFRVRYATIRRLSVLGKQAADLLAGVPPQDLLTQISSIVIDQQTRFEEIFEEIRAGLRSEGIHIVDENGLDDVQSKFIDHYFEERLSPALVPIMLNYVDEFPMFRDKSIYHAVRLVKEGGAQVNYALIEIPSEVFDRFVVLPDRGGEKYVMYLDDVIRHFLHRIFATFQFEELKAYTIKLTRDAELDIDNDISRSFIDKISRSVKARKKAEPVRFVYDKTMPKDLLNFLMKGLEADSKSDSLIPGGRYHNKKDLMDFPNVGGPHLEYKKHRPAKRPELDKVASFLKILDERDVLLHYPYQSFSYLIRMIREAAIDPQVTSIKATLYRAAKNSQFLNALVNAAKNGKNVTVVIELQARFDEEANIKWTKRLQDEGVNVIYGVPGLKVHSKLLLINRKNEDGGKTRYACVSTGNFNEKTARLYGDYALYTTDRRITKEVNQVFKFFRNNFNIPEYDHLLVSPHYTRDDFYALIDDEIEKAKSGREALLHFKMNSLVDEEMIEKLYEASQAGVSVKLNVRGICSLISGIPGLSENIEAISIVDKFLEHARVYVFGAGEEAKIYISSADLMTRNLDNRVEVTVPIYDEEAKNEILDNLEIGWQDNVKSRWHDGDYDNKYRRTGVQDRVRSQVVLQRYYWEKEKTE, from the coding sequence ATGGAGCGATCTAAGTATATCGATCGAGAGAAGAGCTGGTTGCTCTTCAATGGACGCGTGCTCCAAGAAGCCGCAGATGACACAGTGCCTTTGATTGAGCGGATGCACTTCTTGGGAATCTTCTCGAATAACCTGGATGAGTTCTTCCGCGTTCGTTACGCTACGATTCGCCGCCTTTCCGTGTTGGGTAAACAAGCCGCGGATTTGTTGGCTGGGGTTCCCCCTCAGGACTTATTGACGCAGATATCCTCTATTGTGATTGACCAGCAGACCCGATTTGAGGAAATCTTCGAAGAGATTCGTGCGGGTTTGCGGTCCGAAGGTATCCACATCGTCGATGAAAATGGACTTGACGACGTCCAAAGCAAATTTATTGACCACTACTTTGAGGAGCGCTTGAGTCCGGCGTTGGTTCCGATTATGCTGAACTATGTGGATGAATTCCCCATGTTTCGAGACAAGTCCATTTATCACGCGGTTCGCCTTGTTAAAGAAGGTGGAGCGCAGGTGAATTACGCGCTGATCGAAATTCCGTCTGAGGTTTTTGATCGCTTTGTAGTGCTTCCCGACCGGGGTGGAGAGAAGTATGTGATGTACTTGGATGACGTCATTCGTCACTTTTTGCATCGAATTTTTGCCACGTTCCAGTTCGAGGAACTAAAGGCCTATACCATTAAGCTTACCCGAGATGCGGAGTTGGATATCGACAACGATATTTCACGCTCATTCATTGACAAGATTTCTCGTTCTGTAAAGGCCAGAAAGAAAGCAGAGCCTGTGCGGTTTGTTTACGATAAAACCATGCCCAAGGACCTGCTAAACTTCTTGATGAAAGGCTTAGAAGCGGATTCCAAGAGCGATAGTTTGATTCCCGGTGGCCGATACCACAACAAGAAAGACTTGATGGACTTTCCTAACGTCGGTGGTCCACATCTGGAGTATAAGAAGCATCGACCCGCTAAGCGTCCTGAGCTGGACAAAGTAGCTAGCTTTCTTAAAATATTGGACGAACGGGACGTCCTCCTGCACTATCCATATCAGAGCTTTTCCTATTTAATACGAATGATTCGAGAGGCAGCTATTGACCCTCAGGTGACCAGTATCAAGGCAACGCTCTACCGAGCCGCGAAGAACTCTCAATTCCTGAATGCACTGGTGAATGCTGCGAAAAATGGGAAAAACGTGACCGTGGTGATCGAGCTTCAAGCTCGGTTCGATGAAGAGGCGAACATCAAGTGGACCAAGAGACTCCAGGATGAGGGAGTGAATGTAATTTACGGGGTACCTGGCCTCAAAGTACACAGCAAGCTCTTACTGATTAATCGCAAGAATGAAGATGGTGGTAAGACCCGATATGCATGCGTTTCTACTGGGAACTTCAATGAGAAAACGGCTCGATTGTACGGGGATTACGCTTTGTATACTACGGATCGACGCATTACTAAAGAAGTCAATCAGGTATTCAAATTCTTCCGAAACAACTTCAATATACCCGAATACGACCATCTCTTGGTGTCGCCACATTATACGCGGGATGATTTTTACGCCTTGATTGATGACGAGATCGAAAAGGCCAAATCGGGCCGTGAGGCCCTGCTGCATTTCAAAATGAACAGCCTGGTCGATGAGGAAATGATTGAGAAGCTTTATGAAGCCTCCCAAGCCGGGGTTTCAGTAAAGCTAAACGTTCGAGGAATATGCTCTTTGATTTCGGGAATTCCAGGCCTATCGGAGAACATCGAGGCCATCAGTATCGTAGATAAGTTCCTCGAGCATGCGCGCGTTTATGTCTTCGGAGCCGGCGAAGAAGCTAAAATCTACATATCCAGTGCAGATTTAATGACTCGGAACCTGGACAACCGGGTAGAAGTGACGGTGCCTATTTATGATGAAGAAGCGAAGAATGAGATTTTAGATAACTTGGAGATCGGTTGGCAAGACAATGTAAAGTCGCGCTGGCACGATGGTGATTATGACAATAAGTACCGAAGGACTGGGGTGCAAGACCGCGTCCGGTCTCAGGTAGTTTTGCAGCGGTATTATTGGGAGAAAGAGAAAACGGAGTGA
- a CDS encoding exopolyphosphatase encodes MSLKYKRIAGIDIGSNAIRLLICNVIDTKEGPVFKKSSLIRVPIRLGADVFTKGKIGKRNVKRLIHAMKAFKHLMLVNDVVDYKACATSAMREADNGTAVIAKLAKESGIHINIISGKEEADIIYSTHIEQLLNRKRTYLYVDVGGGSTELTYFSGQDKVASRSFNIGTIRILTDRVKPKHWKEMSSWVSDHAKAFDKVEIIGSGGNINKLFKMSGQRLGKPIDLRYLNESLSHLEGLTLEERVLKLDLNVDRADVIVPASQIFVTVMEACDAKRVHVPKIGLADGIVRTIYNERFLKPSYA; translated from the coding sequence GTGAGTTTAAAGTATAAAAGAATAGCGGGAATCGATATCGGGTCAAATGCGATCCGATTGTTGATCTGTAACGTAATCGACACAAAAGAAGGCCCTGTTTTTAAGAAGAGCTCTTTGATCCGTGTTCCTATTCGTCTAGGAGCTGATGTATTCACCAAAGGAAAGATTGGCAAACGCAATGTGAAGCGCTTAATTCACGCCATGAAGGCGTTTAAACACTTAATGCTGGTCAATGATGTAGTGGATTACAAGGCTTGCGCCACCTCGGCAATGAGAGAAGCCGATAACGGTACGGCCGTCATTGCCAAGCTGGCTAAAGAGAGCGGTATCCACATCAATATCATCAGTGGTAAAGAAGAGGCGGATATTATCTATTCGACTCACATCGAGCAGCTTCTCAACCGAAAACGAACCTACCTATATGTAGATGTAGGAGGAGGATCTACCGAGCTGACCTACTTCAGTGGTCAGGACAAAGTGGCTTCGCGTTCCTTCAATATTGGGACCATCCGAATCCTGACGGACCGAGTAAAGCCCAAGCACTGGAAGGAAATGAGTTCGTGGGTTAGCGATCATGCCAAGGCTTTCGATAAAGTTGAGATCATCGGATCCGGAGGGAATATCAACAAACTGTTTAAGATGTCTGGGCAACGTTTGGGTAAACCCATTGACTTGAGGTACCTGAATGAATCTCTATCGCACCTAGAGGGTCTGACGCTCGAGGAACGGGTCTTGAAATTGGATTTGAATGTGGACCGGGCCGATGTAATTGTCCCGGCGTCTCAAATTTTCGTGACGGTTATGGAAGCCTGTGATGCCAAGCGCGTGCACGTTCCCAAGATCGGTCTGGCCGACGGTATCGTACGCACCATTTACAACGAGCGTTTCCTTAAGCCTTCTTACGCATAG
- a CDS encoding SDR family oxidoreductase — MSKYNEGMMRDDALEGKRIVVTGGGTGLGRSMATYMSKLGAQVAITSRRLEVLQKTAEEMSQESGNKVHAIQCDVRDYEQVEAMRDAAVEAMGGVDVLLNNAAGNFISPTERLSHRAFDAVIDIVLRGTNYCTLAFGKMWIEAKQPATVLNIVTSYAYTGSGYVVPSATAKAGVLALTRSLAVEWAKYGLRFNAIAPGPFPTKGAWDRLLPGDLKEKLDPAVRIPLGRVGEHQELANLAAYMVSDFSAYVNGEVVTIDGGEWMKGAGQFNQMDLVPSEMWDMLEAMRKKA, encoded by the coding sequence ATGAGTAAGTACAATGAAGGCATGATGCGCGACGACGCGCTCGAAGGAAAACGAATTGTTGTCACCGGAGGCGGAACGGGTTTGGGCCGAAGTATGGCGACCTACATGTCCAAGCTGGGAGCACAAGTGGCCATTACAAGCCGCCGTTTGGAAGTTCTTCAGAAAACCGCGGAAGAGATGTCTCAAGAGTCTGGGAATAAGGTGCATGCCATTCAATGCGATGTCCGGGACTATGAACAGGTTGAAGCCATGCGTGACGCTGCCGTAGAAGCCATGGGCGGTGTGGATGTGCTTTTAAACAATGCAGCGGGTAACTTTATCTCCCCTACGGAACGCCTTTCGCACCGCGCTTTCGATGCGGTGATTGACATTGTTTTGCGCGGTACCAACTACTGCACACTTGCCTTTGGAAAAATGTGGATTGAGGCCAAACAACCTGCAACGGTACTCAACATTGTTACCTCATACGCCTATACCGGATCTGGATATGTGGTCCCCTCCGCAACAGCAAAGGCAGGAGTTCTCGCCTTGACGCGATCCTTGGCCGTGGAATGGGCCAAGTACGGTCTTCGCTTCAACGCTATTGCTCCCGGGCCGTTCCCGACCAAAGGAGCTTGGGATCGCTTGCTCCCGGGAGATTTGAAGGAAAAGTTGGACCCTGCTGTCCGCATTCCCTTAGGTCGCGTGGGTGAACACCAAGAATTGGCGAACTTGGCCGCCTATATGGTGTCTGACTTCTCAGCCTACGTCAATGGGGAAGTCGTTACCATTGATGGAGGAGAATGGATGAAAGGAGCCGGCCAGTTCAATCAAATGGATCTGGTTCCAAGCGAAATGTGGGACATGCTGGAGGCTATGCGTAAGAAGGCTTAA